One stretch of Euphorbia lathyris chromosome 7, ddEupLath1.1, whole genome shotgun sequence DNA includes these proteins:
- the LOC136234894 gene encoding uncharacterized protein isoform X4 — protein MDGNSCPLDPIFSDLQQQEPPPTFSTRSVVEPSPMSNKKAKGADGSSESADKIEILTSPAKRKTSWKGTLLGQPEADAVMELVPENAELADSEYEEEEFKAEKEDDEDPKCPTIHLSPAEKKSLWKPWAHSLIIKVLERKVGFRYLDARIKALWTGQGGRFTYGYTRF, from the coding sequence ATGGACGGAAATTCTTGCCCCCTTGACCCTATATTTTCCGATCTACAGCAGCAAGAGCCACCGCCCACTTTTTCTACTCGATCCGTTGTCGAACCATCTCCCATGAGCAACAAGAAGGCCAAAGGTGCTGACGGTTCATCTGAATCTGCGGATAAAATTGAAATCCTTACTTCTCCGGCCAAACGGAAAACTTCTTGGAAGGGGACTCTGCTCGGGCAACCAGAAGCTGATGCAGTCATGGAATTAGTACCGGAGAATGCCGAGCTCGCTGATTCGGAGTATGAAGAGGAAGAATTTAAAGCCGAGaaggaagatgatgaagatccAAAATGTCCAACAATACATTTGTCACCAGCAGAGAAGAAATCGCTATGGAAACCTTGGGCTCACTCTCTTATCATCAAAGTGCTAGAGAGGAAAGTCGGTTTCCGTTATCTGGATGCTAGGATTAAAGCTCTGTGGACAGGCCAAG
- the LOC136234894 gene encoding uncharacterized protein isoform X3, with translation MDGNSCPLDPIFSDLQQQEPPPTFSTRSVVEPSPMSNKKAKGADGSSESADKIEILTSPAKRKTSWKGTLLGQPEADAVMELVPENAELADSEYEEEEFKAEKEDDEDPKCPTIHLSPAEKKSLWKPWAHSLIIKVLERKVGFRYLDARIKALWTGQDTQPIGGWAVPEN, from the coding sequence ATGGACGGAAATTCTTGCCCCCTTGACCCTATATTTTCCGATCTACAGCAGCAAGAGCCACCGCCCACTTTTTCTACTCGATCCGTTGTCGAACCATCTCCCATGAGCAACAAGAAGGCCAAAGGTGCTGACGGTTCATCTGAATCTGCGGATAAAATTGAAATCCTTACTTCTCCGGCCAAACGGAAAACTTCTTGGAAGGGGACTCTGCTCGGGCAACCAGAAGCTGATGCAGTCATGGAATTAGTACCGGAGAATGCCGAGCTCGCTGATTCGGAGTATGAAGAGGAAGAATTTAAAGCCGAGaaggaagatgatgaagatccAAAATGTCCAACAATACATTTGTCACCAGCAGAGAAGAAATCGCTATGGAAACCTTGGGCTCACTCTCTTATCATCAAAGTGCTAGAGAGGAAAGTCGGTTTCCGTTATCTGGATGCTAGGATTAAAGCTCTGTGGACAGGCCAAG
- the LOC136234894 gene encoding uncharacterized protein isoform X5, whose product MDGNSCPLDPIFSDLQQQEPPPTFSTRSVVEPSPMSNKKAKGADGSSESADKIEILTSPAKRKTSWKGTLLGQPEADAVMELVPENAELADSEYEEEEFKAEKEDDEDPKCPTIHLSPAEKKSLWKPWAHSLIIKVLERKVGFRYLDARIKALWTGQVQ is encoded by the coding sequence ATGGACGGAAATTCTTGCCCCCTTGACCCTATATTTTCCGATCTACAGCAGCAAGAGCCACCGCCCACTTTTTCTACTCGATCCGTTGTCGAACCATCTCCCATGAGCAACAAGAAGGCCAAAGGTGCTGACGGTTCATCTGAATCTGCGGATAAAATTGAAATCCTTACTTCTCCGGCCAAACGGAAAACTTCTTGGAAGGGGACTCTGCTCGGGCAACCAGAAGCTGATGCAGTCATGGAATTAGTACCGGAGAATGCCGAGCTCGCTGATTCGGAGTATGAAGAGGAAGAATTTAAAGCCGAGaaggaagatgatgaagatccAAAATGTCCAACAATACATTTGTCACCAGCAGAGAAGAAATCGCTATGGAAACCTTGGGCTCACTCTCTTATCATCAAAGTGCTAGAGAGGAAAGTCGGTTTCCGTTATCTGGATGCTAGGATTAAAGCTCTGTGGACAGGCCAAG
- the LOC136234894 gene encoding uncharacterized protein isoform X6 yields the protein MDGNSCPLDPIFSDLQQQEPPPTFSTRSVVEPSPMSNKKAKGADGSSESADKIEILTSPAKRKTSWKGTLLGQPEADAVMELVPENAELADSEYEEEEFKAEKEDDEDPKCPTIHLSPAEKKSLWKPWAHSLIIKVLERKVGFRYLDARIKALWTGQGD from the coding sequence ATGGACGGAAATTCTTGCCCCCTTGACCCTATATTTTCCGATCTACAGCAGCAAGAGCCACCGCCCACTTTTTCTACTCGATCCGTTGTCGAACCATCTCCCATGAGCAACAAGAAGGCCAAAGGTGCTGACGGTTCATCTGAATCTGCGGATAAAATTGAAATCCTTACTTCTCCGGCCAAACGGAAAACTTCTTGGAAGGGGACTCTGCTCGGGCAACCAGAAGCTGATGCAGTCATGGAATTAGTACCGGAGAATGCCGAGCTCGCTGATTCGGAGTATGAAGAGGAAGAATTTAAAGCCGAGaaggaagatgatgaagatccAAAATGTCCAACAATACATTTGTCACCAGCAGAGAAGAAATCGCTATGGAAACCTTGGGCTCACTCTCTTATCATCAAAGTGCTAGAGAGGAAAGTCGGTTTCCGTTATCTGGATGCTAGGATTAAAGCTCTGTGGACAGGCCAAG